The nucleotide window TTAACGCATCTAGTTTATACAACACTTACCTTGCTCAAAAATCTCTTTACGACAAAGCCAAACAACAGCTTGAAACTTTTATGGAAACTTATAAAGACGACCCAAACACCGCTCTCATTAACTCCGACGACATTTATTGGTCCAAATATAATGAATACAACAACGCAATTGCTTCCGCTAAAGCTACCACTGATGCTACCTTAAACAACCTTTCCAACGCCTATATTAAATCCCCCATTAACGGCGTCATCACCAAATTAAACTATAAAGAAGGCGAA belongs to Patescibacteria group bacterium and includes:
- a CDS encoding efflux RND transporter periplasmic adaptor subunit, coding for MLKLNKKKIIIILLGLVFMVFLFVFISNKNRPVEVEITKAETRDIVKTTSLSGEVKAENQVDIAFATSGTIQSISVKLEDTINQTDVLASLNASSLYNTYLAQKSLYDKAKQQLETFMETYKDDPNTALINSDDIYWSKYNEYNNAIASAKATTDATLNNLSNAYIKSPINGVITKLNYKEGE